Proteins found in one Ischnura elegans chromosome 11, ioIscEleg1.1, whole genome shotgun sequence genomic segment:
- the LOC124167604 gene encoding extensin-like translates to MCKPIAQVAACGARTESSISQAPSYWGLTQDIARGHAFMDELMTMFEEDAALDLSSGDSISTPPPLIPISEMNRPRAPQPATTSPRPQPATTPPRPQPATKSPRPQPATTPPRPQPASRPHSSSLPAASPSRPAAQPSSSPPRASPYSLPPETQPLTPPPASSPALESPMSPPHEERCSPSPEPRSPSIVVLDSQWSTEEETQWPSTSCAGSQVRQSSSIWARFESATPSPPPYFITCPKRGPVCDDDVCSKKGA, encoded by the coding sequence ATGTGCAAACCGATCGCTCAAGTAGCTGCATGTGGGGCCCGAACGGAGAGCAGCATATCCCAAGCACCATCCTACTGGGGTTTAACCCAAGACATTGCTCGGGGCCATGCGTTCATGGATGAGCTGATGACGATGTTTgaggaggatgctgcgcttgacTTATCGTCGGGAGATTCAATTTCAACTCCACCTCCGCTCATCCCAATTTCGGAGATGAACCGTCCTCGAGCCCCTCAGCCAGCAACAACGTCACCACGACCTCAGCCAGCAACAACACCGCCACGACCTCAGCCAGCAACAAAGTCGCCACGACCTCAGCCAGCAACAACGCCACCACGACCTCAGCCCGCATCTCGTCCACATTCATCGTCATTACCAGCTGCATCACCATCCCGACCAGCAGCGCAGCCCTCCTCATCACCACCGCGTGCGTCACCCTACAGTCTACCGCCGGAAACGCAGCCTCTGACACCACCACCTGCATCATCACCAGCTTTAGAATCACCGATGTCGCCACCGCATGAAGAACGCTGTTCGCCATCGCCGGAGCCAAGATCACCATCCATCGTTGTCCTCGATTCGCAATGGTCGACGGAGGAGGAGACTCAGTGGCCATCGACATCATGTGCGGGCTCGCAAGTGCGACAATCATCTAGTATTTGGGCACGATTCGAGTCCGCTACACCGTCACCtcctccatattttatcacatGTCCAAAACGAGGGCCCGTGTGTGATGATGATGTGTGTTCGAAAAAAGGTGCGTAG